The Flavobacterium sp. HJ-32-4 genome contains a region encoding:
- a CDS encoding S8 family peptidase, with protein MKKLKFLSWLFLLALAFSASAQVENTGKKGELDEAQLKRWSHLDLVADTVPGMSVDKAYRELLKGKKSTTVVVGVIDSGVDIEHEDLKSVVWTNPREIAGNGIDDDKNGYVDDVNGWNFLGDITKENYELDRIAHNPSLAEPAVYAKAKEQKDKKVKEAAPAKKHYEGMLNQLDRSQDIIAKKLGKTDYTAEEVAAIESTDPEIERSKAFLLQMFNYGMSMDDLRKEILKEYEKNATLVADPTAFKDYRAEKLGDDPENLNARNYGNGNVMGPDKEEILHGTHVAGIIAQTRGNNIGGDGIADNVKIMTIRAVPDGDEYDKDIALAIRYAVDNGAKVINGSFGKSFSPHKQWVYDAIKYAESKDVLIVHAAGNDAKDIDVEDNFPNDSDDKVNEFASNVLTIGALNPEYGTMMVADFSNYGKNNVDIFSPGVKIYATTPNNTYQYLQGTSMASPNVAGVAALIREYYPKLTAKQVKEIIMASGTEITFDVAVGGDPEKKKKLSDLSRTGRIVNAYNALVLAEKVSKGKVKTIKG; from the coding sequence ATGAAGAAGCTAAAATTCCTGTCGTGGTTGTTCCTGTTGGCGCTGGCCTTTTCCGCCTCGGCCCAGGTCGAAAACACAGGTAAAAAAGGCGAACTCGACGAAGCACAACTCAAAAGGTGGAGCCACCTTGACCTGGTAGCCGATACAGTGCCGGGCATGAGCGTCGACAAAGCCTACCGCGAACTCCTGAAAGGCAAGAAATCGACCACGGTGGTGGTGGGTGTCATCGATTCGGGTGTCGACATTGAGCACGAAGACCTGAAAAGTGTTGTATGGACGAACCCGCGCGAAATCGCCGGCAATGGCATCGACGACGACAAGAATGGCTATGTGGATGATGTCAACGGATGGAACTTCCTGGGTGATATTACCAAAGAAAACTACGAACTCGATCGCATCGCCCACAATCCATCACTCGCGGAGCCTGCGGTATACGCGAAAGCGAAAGAGCAGAAAGATAAGAAAGTGAAAGAGGCTGCCCCTGCCAAAAAGCACTACGAGGGCATGCTCAACCAACTCGACCGTTCGCAGGACATCATCGCCAAAAAATTAGGTAAAACGGATTATACAGCGGAAGAAGTAGCCGCCATCGAATCGACCGATCCGGAAATCGAGCGCAGCAAGGCGTTCCTGCTCCAGATGTTCAACTACGGTATGTCAATGGACGATCTTCGCAAGGAAATCCTGAAAGAATATGAGAAGAATGCCACGCTGGTGGCTGATCCAACGGCGTTCAAAGATTACCGCGCCGAAAAACTGGGCGACGATCCCGAGAACCTGAACGCCCGAAACTACGGTAATGGCAACGTAATGGGTCCGGATAAAGAGGAAATCCTCCATGGTACCCACGTGGCCGGTATCATCGCGCAAACCCGCGGCAACAATATCGGGGGCGACGGTATCGCTGACAACGTAAAAATCATGACGATCCGCGCCGTTCCCGACGGAGACGAATACGATAAAGACATCGCGCTGGCCATCCGCTATGCGGTCGACAACGGGGCCAAGGTCATCAATGGCAGCTTCGGCAAGTCGTTTTCCCCACACAAACAATGGGTCTATGATGCCATCAAATACGCCGAAAGCAAAGACGTACTGATCGTACACGCAGCCGGTAACGACGCAAAAGACATCGATGTGGAAGACAACTTCCCGAATGATTCGGACGATAAAGTAAACGAGTTCGCCAGTAACGTACTGACCATCGGGGCCCTTAACCCCGAGTATGGCACGATGATGGTGGCCGACTTCTCGAACTACGGCAAGAACAACGTCGACATTTTCTCACCGGGTGTGAAAATCTATGCGACCACGCCGAACAATACGTATCAATACCTCCAGGGAACGTCAATGGCGTCGCCGAATGTGGCGGGTGTAGCTGCGCTGATTCGCGAGTACTACCCGAAACTGACCGCGAAGCAGGTGAAAGAAATCATCATGGCGTCCGGCACGGAGATCACATTTGATGTAGCGGTAGGTGGCGACCCGGAAAAGAAAAAGAAACTGTCGGATCTGTCGCGCACGGGCCGTATCGTCAATGCCTATAATGCCCTCGTGTTGGCTGAGAAAGTGTCGAAAGGCAAAGTAAAAACCATCAAGGGATAA